The DNA sequence TGCAGGCGGCCGGCAGTGCCCTGATCGCCGCCGGGGTGGCGCTGACCGGGCTCGCGGACTCCGTCACGGGGTACGTGGTCTCGGTGGTCGTCTGGTCGCTCGGCGAGGTGGCCGTGGCCGGCATCGCGGCCTCACTGGTGGCCGACCTGGCCCCGGCCGACGCCCGGGGCCGCTACCAGGGCGCCTTCAGCTGGACCTGGGGCATGGCCCGCTTCTCCGCCCTCACCCTGGGCGTCGCCCTCTACACCGGGGTCGGGGCGGGCGCCCTGTGGTGGGGGGCCCTGGTCGCCGGACTGCTCGCCGCGGTGGCGATCCTGGGCCTGCGCACCCGGATCGCGGCCCGCGCGGAGCTCGCCCTGGCCGCCTGACCGGGGCGAACGGGCCGAGGCGAGCGGGCCGGGGCGAGCCGGCCGGTGTCGCGGAAGGCTCAGACCACCGTGACCGGGTGGCGGACGACCCCGTCGAAGAGGTAGCCCTGGGTGTTGTGGGCGGCCGTCTCGGGCTGCGTCCGCCCGGTCGCGTCCGTGGCCCGGGCCAGCAGGGCGGTCGCCCCCGGGGTCCGCGGGGTCCACGGCACCGACCAGCGCACCCAGCTGCCGCGGCGCGGAACGTCGTGGAGCCGGGCCCGCCGCCAGCGGGCGCCCCCGTCGGTACTGACCTCCACCTGGTGCACGGGGGCCGCTCCGGACCAGGAGCGTCCGGTCAGCAGCTGCGGGCGGTGCACGGGCACGGTCGCGCCCAGCTCCAGCTCGAAGGCGCTCTTGAGGGTCTGCCGGGTCAGGGGCGCGCTGCCCTGCGGAGGCTGGTCGGGCCCGAACAGCCGGTACAGGTCGGTGTTCCACGGCGTGTAGAGCGGCTGCCCGCTCACCTCGATGTCCCCGACCCACTTGATCGAGGAGATCCCGATCCAGTCCGGAACGACCACCCGGACCGGCCCGCCGTGGTCGGCCGGCAGCGGCTCGCCGTTCATCTCGTACGCGAGGATCACGTCGTCCAGCGCCTTCGACACCGGCAGCGGGCGCCGCACCCGGCCCAGGTTCACGCCGTTGGTGACCACCTCGTCGTCCAGGCCCCGGGGCAGTACGTCCACGGCTTCGCGGGTCACCCCGGCCCGCCGCAGCACGTCCGAGAGCCGGGCCCCGCGCCAGTGGGCCACACCGATCGCGCCGAGGGTCCACGCCGTCCCGGCCACCGTCTGGCCCTGCTGGGTGGTGTAGAAGCTGCGGCCGTTGCCCGCGCACTCGATGAACAGCGTCCGCTCGACGGCGGGCAGCGCGCGCAGCCGGTCGTACGAGAACTCCACCGGCCCCCGGGACAGCGCGTCGCCCCACACCTTCAGCCGCCAGGCGTCCTTGTCGAGGCGCGGGGTGGCGGTGTGGTTGCGGACGAAGAACCGGTCCAGGGGTGTCAGTTGGCCCGTGCCGCGCAGGGCGGCGAACTTCGTTTCCGCGTTCGTACCCCGGATCGTGAACAGCTCCGGCGGCAGCGGCTTCACGACCCCGGGCAGGTCGGCGGTTCCGGTCGGGCCCGCGGCCGCCGCGGCTTCGGTGGTTCCGGCGGCTGCGGCCGTCCCGGCGGCGCCCAGGCCGAGGGTGCCGGCCGCGGCTCCCGCCGCGAAGAGCCTGAGCAGGTCGCGGCGGTCCACTCCGGCCGAGCGGGCACGGCCGCGCGCCCACTGGCGCAGGCGCGCACGGTCGTACTGGCTCTCGTCGGACAGGTCGAGGGGCATGGCGGGACACTCCCTTGATCGCGATTCAGACGGACCCTAGGAGTCCGGCCCGGCGCGCGGGAGCCTCTCTTCACGATGGCCACGAACCTTTAACACTGCCGCAATGTCCGGCCCGGTCAGGGCGGCTGGATCCTCAAGTGGCCCTCTAGGCAGGGAACTTGCGGTTCACCCACCGGAAGGTGAACTCGATGAGGACGGCCGCGACGGCGGCGATGCCCACGGCGGTCCACGGCATCGCGGCGCCCTCCAGCTTGAGCTGGAAGAAGTCCTGGAGCCAGGGCACGACGAGCACGATCAGGAACGCCCCGCCCATCGCGCCGACCAGGCCGACCCGCCACCACGTATAGGGGCGGGCGATGATCGCCAGGACCCACATCGAGGTCAGGAACAGCGCGAGCGTCGCGGCGCTGGTCTCGGCCTTGAGGGCGTCCGGGCCGGTGTAGTGGTGGCGGGCGATCACGTACGTCACGAAGCAGGCGACGGCGGCGATGACCCCGCCCGGGATCGCGTACCGCATCACGCGTTTCACGAAGTGCGGCTTGGCCCGCTCCTTGTTGGGCGCCAGCGCCAGGAAGAAGGCGGGGATGCCGATGGTCAGCGTGGACAGCAGCGTCAGGTGGCGCGGCAGGAAGGGGTACTCGACCTGGGAGCAGACCACCAACACGGCCAGCAGCACCGAGTAGACCGTCTTCGTGAGGAAGAGGGTGGCGACGCGGGTGATGTTGCCGATGACCCGGCGGCCTTCGGCGACCACCGAGGGCAGGGTGGAGAAGCTGTTGTTGAGGAGGACGATCTGGGCGACGGCCCGGGTGGCCTCCGAGCCGGAGCCCATCGAGACGCCGATGTCGGCGTCCTTGAGCGCGAGCACGTCGTTGACCCCGTCGCCGGTCATCGCGACGGTGTGGCCCCGGGACTGGAGGGCGGCGACCATGTCTCGCTTCTGCTGCGGGGTGACCCGCCCGAAGACGGCGTTCCGGTCGAGGGCCTCGGCCATGGCGCCCTGGTCGGTGGGGAGCTTTCGCGCGTCGACGGTGTTCTCGGCGCCGGGCAGGCCGAGCTTCCCGGCGACCGCGCCGACCGAGACGGCGTTGTCCCCGGAGATGACCTTGGCCTTGACGTCCTGGTCCTCGAAGTAGCGCAGGGTGTCGGCGGCGTCGGGGCGCAGCCGCTGCTCCAGGACGATCAGGGCCGTCGGTTTGACCCCGGTGGCCACGGCCGGGTCGTCGAGTTCGCGGGCGGCACGGCCCAGCAGGAGGACCCGTAGGCCCTGTTCGTTGAGCTCGTTGATCTCCTCCAGGGCCGGGTCCCCGGCCGGGAGCAGCACGTCGGGGGCGCCGAGCAGCCAGGTGTTGTTCTCGCCGTCGCCCTCGCTGAAGCTGGCGCCGCTGTACTTGCGGGCGGAGGAGAAGGGCAGCGACTCGGTGCAGCGCCACTCGGCGCTGTCGGGGTAGGCGTCGATGATCGCCTGGAGGCTGGCGTTGGGGCGCGGGTCGCTCTCGCCGAGCGCGCCGAGGACCTTCTTGACGTACGCGGCGTCCGCGCCGCCGAGCGGGCGGCACTCGGTGACGTCCATGCCGCCCTCGGTGAGGGTGCCGGTCTTGTCGAGGCAGACCACGTCCACGCGGGCGAGGCCCTCGATGGCGGGCAGCTCCTGCACCAGGCACTGCTTGCGGCCGAGCCGGATGACGCCGATGGCGAAGGCGACGGAGGTGAGGAGGACCAGGCCTTCGGGGATCATCGGGACGATGCCGCCGACGGTGCGGGCGATGGCGTCCTTGAGGTTGTTGTCCTTGACGATCAGCTGGCTGATGATCAGGCCGATGGAGGTCGGGATCATCATCCAGGTGACGTACTTGAGGATGGTGGAGATGCCGGAGCGCAGCTCGGAGTGGACGAGCGTGAACCGGGAGGCCTCTTCGGCGAGCTGCGCGGCGTAGGCCTCGCGGCCGACCTTGGTGGCGGTGAAGGCGCCGCCGCCGGCGACGACGAACGAGCCGGACATGACGGGGTCGCCGGGCTTCTTCAGGACGGGGTCGGCTTCGCCGGTGAGGAGGGACTCGTCGATCTCCAGGCCGTCGGCCTCGCCGACGAGCCCGTCGACGACGACCTTGTCCCCGGGACCGAGCTCGATGACGTCGTCGAGGACGATCTCGGAGGTGGAGATCTCGGCGGTGCGGCCGTCGCGGCGGACGCTGGGTTTGGCCTCGCCGATGACGGCGAGGCTGTCCAGGGTCTTCTTGGCGCGCATTTCCTGGATGATGCCGATTCCGGTGTTCGCGATGATCACGAAGCCGAAGAGGCTGTCCTGGATCGGGGCGACGAAGAACATGACCACCCACAGGACGCCGATGATGGCGTTGAAGCGGGTGAAGACGTTCGCACGGACGATGTCGGCGGTGGAGCGGCTGCTGCGGACGGGGACGTCGTTGACGGCTCCGCGGGCGACGCGCTCGGCGACTTCGGCGGTGGTCAGCCCGGCCGGCTTGAACCGGGGTGCGGGCGGTCGGACCGGGTGTACGGGATCGAGCTCGGCCCCCGCGTCGATGGCGGTCCCGGCGGGTGCGGGGCCGACGCTGGCGCCCGGCTCCGGTCCCTCTGATTCGATCTGTGCCCGCTCCGTCATGGTTTCGACGGTAAAGGGGGATCCAACGGTTCACCCGCCGAAAGGTATGAAGATCAGACTTCGGGATGAGTCGAATCGTCCGCTGGTAGCCCCTTCGCCCGACCCGGTGCGGCGCGCCGGGCACGTGCGGCGCCGTTTCCAGGGGGCTCCGCCCCCGGACCCCCGCGCCTCAAACGCCGGCGAGGCTGGATTTGACGGGCTAGCCCGCCTGGGGAGACGGGCCCGCCGGGGTGTCTTCGTTCCGGGCGGCCAGCTCGGCCGCGTGGCGCTTCAGGGCCGCGTCACGGCCGCGGACGTACCAGAGGCCGATGAGGCCGAGGACCCCGCCGACCGCGCAGGTCCACACCCACCACAGCATGCCGCGGTCCGCGAACCACCCGTAGAAGGGGAGCTGGAGGAGGAAGAGGGCGAACCAGATGATCGTGCCGCCCGCGACGGTGCCGACGATCGGACCCTCGAGGGGC is a window from the Streptomyces sp. NBC_01244 genome containing:
- a CDS encoding DUF2530 domain-containing protein, yielding MAKWTAQHEAPEPLEGPIVGTVAGGTIIWFALFLLQLPFYGWFADRGMLWWVWTCAVGGVLGLIGLWYVRGRDAALKRHAAELAARNEDTPAGPSPQAG
- a CDS encoding cation-translocating P-type ATPase, which codes for MTERAQIESEGPEPGASVGPAPAGTAIDAGAELDPVHPVRPPAPRFKPAGLTTAEVAERVARGAVNDVPVRSSRSTADIVRANVFTRFNAIIGVLWVVMFFVAPIQDSLFGFVIIANTGIGIIQEMRAKKTLDSLAVIGEAKPSVRRDGRTAEISTSEIVLDDVIELGPGDKVVVDGLVGEADGLEIDESLLTGEADPVLKKPGDPVMSGSFVVAGGGAFTATKVGREAYAAQLAEEASRFTLVHSELRSGISTILKYVTWMMIPTSIGLIISQLIVKDNNLKDAIARTVGGIVPMIPEGLVLLTSVAFAIGVIRLGRKQCLVQELPAIEGLARVDVVCLDKTGTLTEGGMDVTECRPLGGADAAYVKKVLGALGESDPRPNASLQAIIDAYPDSAEWRCTESLPFSSARKYSGASFSEGDGENNTWLLGAPDVLLPAGDPALEEINELNEQGLRVLLLGRAARELDDPAVATGVKPTALIVLEQRLRPDAADTLRYFEDQDVKAKVISGDNAVSVGAVAGKLGLPGAENTVDARKLPTDQGAMAEALDRNAVFGRVTPQQKRDMVAALQSRGHTVAMTGDGVNDVLALKDADIGVSMGSGSEATRAVAQIVLLNNSFSTLPSVVAEGRRVIGNITRVATLFLTKTVYSVLLAVLVVCSQVEYPFLPRHLTLLSTLTIGIPAFFLALAPNKERAKPHFVKRVMRYAIPGGVIAAVACFVTYVIARHHYTGPDALKAETSAATLALFLTSMWVLAIIARPYTWWRVGLVGAMGGAFLIVLVVPWLQDFFQLKLEGAAMPWTAVGIAAVAAVLIEFTFRWVNRKFPA
- a CDS encoding sulfite oxidase, with the protein product MPLDLSDESQYDRARLRQWARGRARSAGVDRRDLLRLFAAGAAAGTLGLGAAGTAAAAGTTEAAAAAGPTGTADLPGVVKPLPPELFTIRGTNAETKFAALRGTGQLTPLDRFFVRNHTATPRLDKDAWRLKVWGDALSRGPVEFSYDRLRALPAVERTLFIECAGNGRSFYTTQQGQTVAGTAWTLGAIGVAHWRGARLSDVLRRAGVTREAVDVLPRGLDDEVVTNGVNLGRVRRPLPVSKALDDVILAYEMNGEPLPADHGGPVRVVVPDWIGISSIKWVGDIEVSGQPLYTPWNTDLYRLFGPDQPPQGSAPLTRQTLKSAFELELGATVPVHRPQLLTGRSWSGAAPVHQVEVSTDGGARWRRARLHDVPRRGSWVRWSVPWTPRTPGATALLARATDATGRTQPETAAHNTQGYLFDGVVRHPVTVV